tatccttagcggaataaggaaatgtttctcagttatggaggtgacaaagagttcatcgtaaagagttacgtcgatgcaagctttgacaccgatttggatgactctaagtctcgatctagatacatatcgaaagtgggagaaattagctagagtagctccatgcaaagcattttagacatagaaaatttgcaaaatacatatggctctgaatgtggcagacacattgactaaatttctctcacaagcaaaacatgatcactctttgggtgttaatcacatagcgatgtgaactagattattgactctagtaaaccctttgggtgttagtcacatggagatgtgaactaatcacataaagatgtgaactattggtgttaaatcacatgacgatgtgaactagattattgactctagtgcaactgggagactgaaggaaatatgccctagaggcaataataaagttgttatttatatttccttatatcatgataaatgtttattattcatgctagaattgtattaaccagaaacttggtacatgtgtgaatacatagacaaacagagtgtcactagtttgcctctacttgactagctcgttgaaccaatgatggttatgtttcctaaccatagacatgatttgtcatttgattaacgggatcacatcattagagaatgatgtgattgacttgacccatctgttagcttagcacgatgatcgtttagtttgttgctattgctttcttcataactatacatgttcctatgactatgagatcatgcaactcccgaataccggaggaacactttgtatgctaccaaatgtcacaatgtaattgggtgattataaaggtgctctagaggtgtctctggtggttttttttgagttggcatggatcaagactaggatttgtcactccgattgtcggagaggtatctctgggccctctcggtaatgtacatcactataaaccttgcaagcaatgtagctaatgagttagttacgggatgtagcattacggaaaggttaaagagacttgccggtaacgagattgaactaggtattgagatactgacgatcgaatctcggacaagtaaacatatcgatgacaaagggaacaacgtatatcgttatgcggtttgaccgataaagatcttcgtagaatatgtaggaaccaatatgagcatccaggttctgctattggttattgaccggagacatgtctcggtcatgtctacatagttctcgaacccgtagggtccgcacgcttaacgttcggtgacgatcggtattacgagtttgtgtgttttgatgtactggaggtagttcagagtcccggatttgatcacggacatgacgaggagtcttgaaatggtcgagacataaagatcgatatattgaaagcctatgtttggacatcggaatggttccgggtgaaatcgggagtataccggagcaccgggaggttaccggaacccctcgagaggtatatgggccttattgggccttattggaagagagggaaaagaagcaaaggagggAGCGCCCCCCCCNNNNNNNNNNNNNNNNNNNNNNNNNNNNNNNNNNNNNNNNNNNNNNNNNNNNNNNNNNNNNNNNNNNNNNNNNNNNNNNNNNNNNNNNNNNNNNNNNNNNNNNNNNNNNNNNNNNNNNNNNNNNNNNNNNNNNNNNNNNNNNNNNNNNNNNNNNNNNNNNNNNNNNNNNNNNNNNNNNNNNNNNNNNNNNNNNNNNNNNNNNNNNNNNNNNNNNNNNNNNNNNNNNNNNNNNNNNNNNNNNNNNNNNNNNNNNNNNNNNNNNNNNNNNNNNNNNNNNNNNNNNNNNNNNNNNNNNNNNNNNNNNNNNNNNNNNNNNNNNNNNNNNNNNNNNNNNNNNNNNNNNNNNNNNNNNNNNNNNNNNNNNNNNNNNNNNNNNNNNNNNNNNNNNNNNNNNNNNNNNNNNNNNNNNNNNNNNNNNNNNNNNNNNNNNNNNNNNNNNNNNNNNNNNNNNNNNNNNNNNNNNNNNNNNNNNNNNNNNNNNNNNNNNNNNNNNNNNNNNNNNNNNNNNNNNNNNNNNNNNNNNNNNNNNNNNNNNNNNNNNNNttccttccttcttcctcccccttccttctctcctagaaccaacaaagggaagggggaatcctactcccggtgggagtaggactccttgggGCGCGGctagagaggccggccccctcctccactcctttatacacggggggcaccccatggacacacaagttgatcattgatctttagtcgtgtgcggtgcccccctccaccataatccacctcggtaaaatcgtagcggtgcttaggcgaagccctgttccagtagcaacatcatcaccatcatcatgtcgtcgtgctgacgaagctctccctctaagctctactagatcatgagttcacgggacgtcaccgagccgaacatgtgcagatcgcggaggtgacgtatcttcggtactagatcggtcggtcgtgaagacgtgcgactacatcaaccgcgttgtcataacgcttccgcttacgctctacaagggtacgtagacgatactctccctcccgttgttatgcatcaccatgatcttgcgtgtgcgtaggaaattttttgaaattactgcgttccccaacaaaaatcaCATATTCGGAGaacaaaatcagagagaaagaattatcgcgatccacgagacggagacgccgtcacctcctgttcttcatcgagaggccagatctggagtccgtttgaggctccggagaggggggtcttcattctttgtcatcaccagcccttctccatcgccaattccatgatgcttcccaacgggtgagtaattccttcgtaggctcgctggtcggtgaggagttggatgagattcatcatgtaatcgagttagttttattatggcctgatccctagtatccactgtgttctaagattgatgttgctatggctttgtcatgcttaatgcttgtcactttggcccgggtgccatgatttcatatctgaaccatttatgttatcatcattatatccatgctctagattcgatcttgcaagttatagtcacctactacgtgttatgatccggcaaccccggagtgacaatagtcgggaccactcccggtgatgaccgtagtttgaggagttcatgtattcattgtgtgttaatgctttgctttggttctctattaaaaggaggccttaatatcccttagtctttaaatggaccccgctgccacgggagggtaggacaaaagatgtcatgcaagttctttccataagcacgtatgactatttacggaatacatgtctacattatattgatgaactagagctactgtcatatcgccctaggttataattgtctattgatgaatatcatccaacaagtcatcgatccaatgcctacgaatttatcttatattgttcttgctaagttattactgctatcgttactattacacttgctacaaaactactgctatcactattaaCGTTACTGTTGTTGCTACCATTACTATCAAAActgtcatattactgtgctactgatcactttgctgcagataattaatctccaggtgtggttgaatttacaactcagctgctaataccttcaaatattctttggctccccttgtgtcgaatatataaatttgggttgaatactctaccctcgaaaactgttgcgatcccctatacttgtggcttatcatTAGCCCAGAGCGAGTGCGGCCTCTCGTTGGCATCGGCATTGAAGCGACATGCCGGCCGCGCCACGTCCCCGATGTCCACGCCTATTCAATGCCGGAGAGACATTTACCATACGGAACAAGACGGGTATCTGCCATGCCCGTTCAATGCCCCTCTGACTGTTTCCTACCATTAAGTAGGCTCGTAGGCCGAGGAACCAATTCCGACACCGCGCATTAACGCACCCGAACCCTTGGCTCATCAAAATCCACTACTAAAAGGCGGACACACCCGGATCAACTCCACACCACAGCACATCCGCTTCACATCCTCCTCCCTTGCACCACATTCACGATGACCGTAAGCTCTAGAGCTATGTGGGAGAACCTGACATTGGAGCAGAAGCACGAGGTGTCGCCCTTGCAGCCTCTTGGCAAACCTGCTACGCCAGGCGGATTGCCACGGCATGCTGGCCAGCTTGCCCGAGATCTTCGATGACGACCTATGATGAAGACAGGCTCCGACGATGGCACTGTGTAGGACCCCGCGCCTGTGCATGTCGGCTGACCATGGAGTAGGTGCCGACGCACTTTAACGCCGCcatggcggaggaggaggagcctgcGCCGGCTCCTATATCGGCATTCCGACAAGCGGAGGAGTAGCAGTGGTACAATATGTTCCTCCTGGAGCAGCACCGGCTGACGAAGGGCCAAATCTATGATGAGCACGCAAGCGAGGCAGCCCCGGgggtgagtagggcatgggaggtggcAGGGCATTATGCCCAAGTGGGTCAGTCCGTCTTCCACATGTTCTACTCTTGCTCGCccaagaccgcaccttcactttgcgggtcttgaaccccgccaccGCTCATGGAGATGGCAAAAGGAGAACGTGGCCGCCAATGCGGAATACAAAGGAAGTGGACCACGGGCAACGCAGTAGGTAGGTTTAGGTCCGACATTTTTTAATGAAAAATGTCTGAATTGTAATGAATGTGCTTCGATTTATATAAAAATCAgcctgtttgcatgaatttcgttcgGTCTATTAACACCCTATTTGAATTGTATGGGGATAGCACTGGATGGCCCGTTCTCGCATCCATGTCCATGGACGGATGTAGGGAAAATTTAGGGGTCAACATTATTATCCCCgctagccgccgcctcctccacaaaaaaactagggtttttgcctcccgccgGCGCCGTCGCAGGTCCGCCttctctccggtggccctagggccatgggggcgcggtggatctCTGCAAGGGCCGACAAGAGGGCTCCGTCTTTAGTCGTTTCTTTCAGTTTTGCTAGGGttcgtgtcctgctcaggaagacgagacggcggcggatCCCTGAAGATAGAATAAAggtctcccagcccagccgccattCCGACGGTGCGTCTAgcaccgttggtgggcgtgtggaggtgtgctccggcggatctatctttgatggatttgctcggatctcgttgttattcgtctacgttcgtgtgtctttggattggatctttctgatctacgttattcttcatttgcggcggttgttgttgttctggtgcgctggtcctacaggggcttagcacgatgacttactaactgtctactacaacaagttgtgcccgactccggtgatggaggggcgatgacggcgacgcgccttcggctcgcttcggtgctgGTAGTCGTCACTAGGTGatttacggatctggatgtaatttctattatttctggtattcgttatactgccatgattgaagatgaatagatgagAAATTTTCTCGTAAAAAAAAGTTAGTCTCCCCGCAAAGAAAAAAATATCGGACTTCCTCGCCTTGGAAAGTGGTGAGAGGTGCCACAAAATAAAATTCTCTTGGTAAAGCTAGAAAGCAACCTAGGAAAAGCGACGTTTGGAGTGCATCGAGTCTCAAGTCAGTTGCACATGGGGAACAAGTGTGCAGCAATAATACACGCGACATGCACACTACCATTCCCCTCAACTCGACCCCTTCGTGGCCGCGTCCGACGCTGTATATAAAGCCCACGTCCTTCCCGCCATTAGGCACCGCAATGATCAACACCGCATAAAGAAAAACTTCGTGCAGCAGCTCATAAATGGATCGCCAGAGCTTGCGAGTCGGTGGCGCCGGCGACGCGCAGGAGTTCTGCTACGTCGGCAGCCGGCAGCCCGACGTCGCCTGCGGGGCCTTCCTGATGGAGCTGCTGGAGGACACGCCGGCGGCCGCCGACCAGGCGCCAGAGGCCGCCGAGGACCGGCTGAGGCGCGTCATGCGGTCCCTCGAAGCCGAGCTCGGCGTCGCAGCGGCGCCGGcgcccgctgcggcggaggacggcGAGAGCACGGCGGACGGGCCGATGAGGGACTACGACGACGGGGAGCTGGAGGAGATGCTGTCGGAGCTGGGCGGTAGCCTGGGGGCCGAGGCGCCGTCGTTGGCCGCCGTGCTGCCGTTGGAGTACTGGGAGGAGGTGCCGCCGGTGATGGGCAGCGACATGGGCGGCTGGTACGTCGACGGCGAGGGCTTCGTGGCAGGGTACGAGTTCAGGGAACCATCCTACTACACCTATGGTGAGGTCTCCGCCGTTGAGCAGGTGTACAGCCCCCTGTGCCTGTGGGAGTGAGCGTTGAAATATGCGCGTGAAAAAGAGGTTGTGAACTGAAACTTATGAAAGACAAATTGAGCTGTGCACTTGTtcttactccctccatccgaaaatacttatcatcaaaataaAGAAAAgtggatgtatatagatatattttagttttagatacatctctttttattcattttgatgacaagtattttcggacgaagagAATATATATATTTCTCTTATCTGGCGACTGTTCGCTAAAAGGGGTTACATTTATAAACATTTTGATGGTATTTTTAGTTTTGTCAGGGTGACAGTTTCTTCAGAATTGCGTGACATTTCTGGGGAGAAGTTTCAGAACTGTCATCTGCCTAGAAAATAGCGTGCAGTTCTGAAGAAACAGTCAGCTCCGATACaataaaactgcgaggaaaacGTTCACAAATACCAACCCTTGTAGCGAACGTCCGTCGGTTAGCTTTTCAGTTTGGAAAATAAATACATGTAAAACATGTCAAAGATCAGAATTGTTGTAGGAAATAATATAGACTTATGCCTGTCAGATCCGCTGATAAACAACAGCGGAAGAGGGCAAAACTGTAAGACACGGCTGAGGGCTGCTAATTAAGAATGTAATGGAACTGCGATTTCATAGGCAACAGTTCGATTCCTGCATCTGGAAAATCTAGTGTTTCAAAGAATAAAATCTCGTGTTTCAAAGCATTGCGGTACATAGCGGAACAAGCGATATACTACAAGTGTGTGACTCTCGTGAAGTAGAGGTAAATGGACGAACGGAACGAGTGATCGAATCCACTAGTAGACGGGAAGGGGTAAGCAGGCGGACCTAGAACCAACTTGTACTCAAGTGTTGGGTCAGTAATCAGTTTCAAGAAACATGCTTCATCTTTTAAGAATGTAAATAATGCGAACCGAAGATTATTGCAGCTTAGATCACTGCAGCTGTTGGCACATCAGAGATTTTTCACAACCTGTGCGCTACTACTCTCGTGCCTACCCAAATAACAATGCTTCTAAGTTCAAACTGAGCACAACTAAGAGCATTTCGGGACTACTGTAAGATTTACCAAACAGGTTTGCTGCCACTATAGCAGAGACAATCTGTGTTGGAACATGGGTTGGCAACTGTCAGTTACAGCATGAATCAATAGGTTCAAGCTGTCACAAGAACGAACCTCAATTTCATGTGAGAGAAGCAAGAAATTCATATACCTGCAAcatccagaaggagaagagcaaaCATTGACATCACTTGCAACCAGAACCAAGGGAATGCCTAATATACTCCGTTAGCTtccaatatgcaaaataaggtataAATCAACTACCGAGCACGCAAAGTTGGATGCAAATGTAAGACACTATGTGAACTGTTCTACACATATAAGATTAACCTGGCACCACCCAGTAAGCACTAGTACTGGTCACTAGAACGCCCTTGGATGACAAAACATTCGATTTACAGCTGGAATTATGCCTTCTTCGCTACAGTCTACAATGCACGACGAGCTAGCCACAGTTGCCGCCAATCCCATGTCTCGCTGTTGACATCAAACATCCAAGAGAGCTCTCCATCTTCACATTAGAACCTGCCATAAAGATCCCAGTTTTCAGTACAGACATATATACCGTAACATGATAATAAACAAGCAAGTACAAAGCATGTTCTGATAACAAGACAAAAACCATAATCAACATGGATATTTGCGATCTGAATGATCCTAGGCTAACTATCATACATGAAACTGGAGCCCCACAAGGCCACTTGATAAATCCTGCCTTcttagttgtgtgtgtgtgtgtgtgtgtgtgtgtgtgtgtgtgttatatgTTAACCTGAAATGTTACTCCGTATTATGTTTCTACAAATCAATAGAGCACAATCTGCTCAACCAAGCTAGAAAAAACCTGATGATTCCAAGTTGTGTGCAAGAATAATGGCAAGTACCACCAAAGAAAATAAGGTGAGTTAAGTGGATTATTTCATTATTGATCCTACTAGTTTCGCTAACTATTCTAGTAGTTTGTTAATTAAGTGATGCCATGTTATCTACAAGAAAAAAAGCTTCACAACAGTAGCTTAGCATCCTACTGGCCCAAAGATAACCCAACCATACAGAAAGTTTGAATACATAAACTAAACAAGAATTGCCCAACCATATAGAAAACAGGACAGTCTACTAACCACCATTTCGATTCCTACATAATACAAGAAACTAGTTTATCTCCTAACCACTCAATTTAATCACAGTACACGGACTTAAGAAAGTAGGTAATCCATGTACCTCTAACTATCAGAGAACTCATTCTTCCCTAGCAAGGGCTGCAAGCtttgcttttcttttttccttGAGAAGATCAAGCTCCCGAGCCAGCCCTTCAGTTTTGCGCCACAAAAGGTTGATGCGATCTTCCCAATCATCAGGCTTTGAAAGCCATTCAAGCTTGAAATTTCCAATCATCTCATTTGCTGCAGCAATTTTCTGCTGCTCTTCCTCACACCGTttcctctccaactccctctccaaCTCCCTGACGCTAAGGACAAGACCGCCACCATTAGGAACATCACGATAATGGAACTCGTTAGAAGGGAACTTCTTCCTGTACTCATTGAAAGAAGCATAACTCTGTTTCAAAGCCCTCTTATACCCACTGACCAACTGACCCATCACATTCAGATCATGCTCAAAGCACCTAAGCTTTGCTTGCAACTTATTCTCTTGCTCAAACCTGGCAGAGTTTAGTGAGTGGATAATTGCTTCCTTCTCCTGCAGCAAGTTAGCCATAAATTGCTTCTGTGACAGCGCCTCTtgaatctctctctctttctgttcgtATAACATGCTGGCATTGACCAATAAGTTCTGTATGGGTTCTGAATAATTTGCATTGAAGAATGCTGATCCAGGTGGTACACTACTGCTGGAGTTCCGCATCCGCTTATGTTGATTGCCCTGCAGAAACTGCTGTTGTGTTTGCATCTGGTCATTGTACCCATCATCAATATCCTCAACGTGCCTCTTCCCATTATTATTGCCAAAGAAAAATGAATTGCCAGTCCCCAGGTCCACTCCATTCTTATGTGCATCAGCCCCCATAGCCAAGAAATTTCCAGAGGACAGGTCATGTGCATTCTCCGTGCCATTGTATGTCGCAGGATCTGAGTTCATAGCCTGGAGGAGGTTTGACTCCATCCCATGCAAGGAACCCATTTTGAATCCATCATCAAAGCTCACACCATCCCTCATCCCAACATTCCCTTTATTCAAATTCTCAAACTCCACCCCTGGAAAATCACATTGCTGTAAACAATGCGTCGTCCCCTCGCCCCCCTTGTCATCCCCAATACCCCAGTTCATCTCCACTCCACCACTACACCCCTCAAATGCATCATGCTCTGACTCCTCCGCCTCCTCATTATCAGTATCCAGATTTTGGACAGATACATTATCTTCGACATCCATACTGTCATCGTCATCATTGGCAGAGCTCCACCCTGCCTCatccttctcttcctcttctgcctcctcatcctcctctggCCCTACTAGCACTTTCTCCTGTGTCAACAGTTCCACCTCCGGCGATGGGCATGCATCCTTCTCTGCTGCACCCACAATTgtgtcttcatcttcctcccatGCAAAGTCTGCCAAAACCTCACCATTCACAGCATTCGTTTCATGTGTAGGAGCTACAGCTTCCTCCAGCACCATGGCATCCCCTGCCTTTGATTGCTCCAAGCTCATGCCCTTTACATCCCCATCCGCCACCTTTGATGTCTCCAATCTCTCCACATCCCCCAACTGCAATTCATCATCCTCATCAGCCACATTTGGTGGCTCCAGTGTATTGCTGCTTGCACTAGCATCCACACCCCCGAACAGCAATTTGCCGTCCTCATCCGCCACATTGGGTGTCTCCAGTTTGTTGCTGCTTGCATTAGCATCCATGTCCACCTTTACATCCTCATACACCAACTTTGATGTATCTGGTGACTTGTTCCTTGCATTAGCATCTGCATCCCCTAACTCCAATTCGACATCCAAACTCATGACCTTTGCATCCTCATTAACCACCTTAAATGTATCCGGCGAATTATTGCTTGCATTAGGATCAATAGCCTGCGACTCCAATTCGACATCCAAGGCCTTTGCATCCTCATCCATAACCTTCGATGAATCCAGTGACTTGCTCCCTGCATTAGCATCTGCATCCCCTGACTCCATCTCAACATCCAATCCCTTTGCATCCTCATCCATCACCCTTGATGTATCCAGTGACTTGCTCCCTGCATTAGCATCCACATCGCCTGACTCCATCTCGACATCCAAGCCCTTAGCATCCTCATCCATCACCTTAGATGTATCCGGTGACTTGCTCCCTGCATTAGCATCAGCATCCCCTGACTCCATCTCAACATCCGAGCCCATGCCCTTTGCATCCCCATCAGCCACCACTGATGTATCCTGTGACTTGCTCATTGCATTAGCATCCACATCCGCCAATTCATCCATGCTCTTGCTCCCTGCATCCCCAGAATCTGACTTCTTTAAGTCATTGTTCCTCAAATCCGAACCTTCTGTCTCTGGTTCCTCCAAGATGTTGCTCCTCGCATTCCCAGACTCATTCAAGTCATTGCTCCTGAAATCCACAGCTGCTGTCTCAGATTCCTCCAATATCTTGGTCACATCCCCAGACTCATTCAAATCATTGCTCCTCAAATCCACACCTGCTGTCTCTGATTCCTCCAAGATGTTGCGCCTCACATCCCCAGACTCCAACTCCTTCAagtcattaccactagcatcagcaTCTGCGGGCCCCGATTCATCCAAGCTATTGCTGGTCAGACTCACACCCTCTAACTCAGATTCCTTCAGGCCCTTGCTGCTCGCATCCGCATCTGCATCTCTAGGCTCCACCTCCTGCAAGCCCTTGTTCCTGGCATCTGCGTCTCCATCCCGCTCGTCCTTAACTAAATCAGAAGACACCATCTGAACAAGCTTCCCCGCCTCCTCTTTCTGCGGCAGCTCAAACAGCAGCGGCT
This portion of the Triticum dicoccoides isolate Atlit2015 ecotype Zavitan chromosome 7A, WEW_v2.0, whole genome shotgun sequence genome encodes:
- the LOC119328024 gene encoding uncharacterized protein LOC119328024, whose product is MDRQSLRVGGAGDAQEFCYVGSRQPDVACGAFLMELLEDTPAAADQAPEAAEDRLRRVMRSLEAELGVAAAPAPAAAEDGESTADGPMRDYDDGELEEMLSELGGSLGAEAPSLAAVLPLEYWEEVPPVMGSDMGGWYVDGEGFVAGYEFREPSYYTYGEVSAVEQVYSPLCLWE
- the LOC119328617 gene encoding uncharacterized protein LOC119328617, which codes for MPPRRKPQPSAKKPLRRSGRVNSTAAMADSADPTPSPPPLEASPAAAKPVSVDPAPESASPAAKPVSADPAPEAATPAAAAKTVSADPAPHQAPEAATPAAAAGSDLDGPPRRSATAGKLKKPFTDKLRAAAEERLARIPVDLRLRPLDPPPPSISNHEAALRALGLLDFARFDPGSEPPRPDLVAQLIAYYDRINQRSFVWDTRVGLNRSELAIAFSLPKKPVGPPAPPRGIKTAALVSAAQEFMRVCIHPWFTDCALSQEVAGAEQTVKDGSPHKVNWGGIIWGIIEKEIHELPERGDGVCQYGAYLQRLIRVQKPLLFELPQKEEAGKLVQMVSSDLVKDERDGDADARNKGLQEVEPRDADADASSKGLKESELEGVSLTSNSLDESGPADADASGNDLKELESGDVRRNILEESETAGVDLRSNDLNESGDVTKILEESETAAVDFRSNDLNESGNARSNILEEPETEGSDLRNNDLKKSDSGDAGSKSMDELADVDANAMSKSQDTSVVADGDAKGMGSDVEMESGDADANAGSKSPDTSKVMDEDAKGLDVEMESGDVDANAGSKSLDTSRVMDEDAKGLDVEMESGDADANAGSKSLDSSKVMDEDAKALDVELESQAIDPNASNNSPDTFKVVNEDAKVMSLDVELELGDADANARNKSPDTSKLVYEDVKVDMDANASSNKLETPNVADEDGKLLFGGVDASASSNTLEPPNVADEDDELQLGDVERLETSKVADGDVKGMSLEQSKAGDAMVLEEAVAPTHETNAVNGEVLADFAWEEDEDTIVGAAEKDACPSPEVELLTQEKVLVGPEEDEEAEEEEKDEAGWSSANDDDDSMDVEDNVSVQNLDTDNEEAEESEHDAFEGCSGGVEMNWGIGDDKGGEGTTHCLQQCDFPGVEFENLNKGNVGMRDGVSFDDGFKMGSLHGMESNLLQAMNSDPATYNGTENAHDLSSGNFLAMGADAHKNGVDLGTGNSFFFGNNNGKRHVEDIDDGYNDQMQTQQQFLQGNQHKRMRNSSSSVPPGSAFFNANYSEPIQNLLVNASMLYEQKEREIQEALSQKQFMANLLQEKEAIIHSLNSARFEQENKLQAKLRCFEHDLNVMGQLVSGYKRALKQSYASFNEYRKKFPSNEFHYRDVPNGGGLVLSVRELERELERKRCEEEQQKIAAANEMIGNFKLEWLSKPDDWEDRINLLWRKTEGLARELDLLKEKRKAKLAALAREE